A window from Mya arenaria isolate MELC-2E11 chromosome 9, ASM2691426v1 encodes these proteins:
- the LOC128246527 gene encoding spermidine synthase-like — protein MDKIKDGWFSEINALWPGQAMSLQVEEILFHEKSKFQDVIVFKSKTYGNVLVLDGVIQCTERDEFSYQEMLALIPLNSHPKPRKVLIIGGGDGGILREVIKHPDVEQVDQCEIDQMVIDVSKKYLPEMAESFSSPKLNLLVGDGFEFMKKHQGQYDVIITDSSDPVGPASTLFQKSYYELMKTALKPDGILACQGECLWLHLELIKGMLAFCRSLFPVSDYAFTTIPTYPSGQIGFVLCSKNPDTMFSTPVRELSTEDVAQMKLKYYNSDIHRAAFILPEFARKVLKTDTVENGNADQTHNGTN, from the exons ATGGACAAGATAAAAGACGGTTGGTTTAGCGAGATCAACGCGTTATGGCCTGGACAAGCTATGTCTTTACAAGTAGAAGAAATCCTCTTTCATGAGAAGTCAAAATTTCAAGATGTTATCGTATTTAAGAG CAAAACATATGGCAATGTGCTCGTGTTGGACGGAGTGATACAATGCACGGAGCGGGACGAGTTCTCATATCAGGAGATGCTGGCTCTTATACCTTTAAATTCACATCCAAAGCCTCGTAAG GTACTTATTATAGGGGGAGGGGATGGTGGCATACTTCGGGAAGTAATAAAACACCCAGATGTAGAGCAAGTGGACCAGTGTGAGATAGACCAG ATGGTAATAGATGTGTCAAAGAAATACCTTCCTGAGATGGCGGAGAGTTTTTCTAGTCCCAAGCTCAATCTCCTCGTTGGGGATGGATTTGAGTTTATGAAGAAACACCAGGGTCAGTACGACGTCATCATCACAGACTCCTCAGACCCTGTGG GACCAGCGTCAACGTTGTTTCAGAAGTCCTACTATGAGTTAATGAAAACTGCGCTCAAACCAGATGGCATTCTAGCTTGTCAAG GGGAATGTTTATGGCTGCACTTGGAACTGATCAAAGGAATGCTGGCGTTCTGTCGATCCCTGTTCCCCGTGTCTGACTACGCCTTTACCACTATACCCACATACCCCAGTGGCCAAATAGGCTTTGTGCTGTGTAGTAAAAACCCT GACACCATGTTCAGCACCCCTGTTAGAGAACTGTCTACAGAAGATGTGGCTCAAATGAAGCTCAAATATTACAACAGTGATATACACAGGGCTGCCTTTATACTGCCTGAATTTGCTAGAAAG gttTTGAAAACAGACACTGTTGAAAATGGAAATGCTGACCAGACCCACAATGGGACCAATTGA
- the LOC128246523 gene encoding uncharacterized protein LOC128246523, which yields MGTYRILLDVNKEQETAIKELFSVRGWLFLCQTLSDQHSQLESLSSHGRGDVKDITKTPTTDRHIYVDRFSPLTQTLDKQHKNNEVESLEVKCADNIEGQESQRVNSKESSVAKRVNIVRNPTGLMVKKRAIPLPIQSKNTNINNTAVTSSTDIVQEVRAPRLKTRKQNLIPKVDYNSHIEELNDKADERRNPSSTEIENKERGKYIKQKLIMKVNGRKHTEKVSDHTGIALQTSSTESGNSKRIPKMKVTGQNLITVADGQKLIPVADGIKKVEAMSDGTDVRYKIVHVSLSDSRLGPKLKKLSVDQNLHGQKIKQENVIIATLKRDFAIRKENARPIEKDNVETEKNMVKLKEKIVKNIVVQSKKSSDRVFKEMDQIVDSVSQGKQRLIKDSSVTRMRRPASGFVEQKKKMDNIQIGIEKCSIPETDKNHSALGLKTCLSSVEEPSENGVSSLNSISFTKPTYQHCLFSNGNKLTVPVDILNSKASASVKIDNKETEQFQSPRNIPSVMNDAVNFVSEKSEETSGSLCITNLQRKKKLLEQTALSKTMRNKVLQQEEKIENSATTDQTDIEGNDQNLKTKDQSMLGGLSLNTLLSLTALKEKADLQARQDIGNTLGQRFSSVQFNTQTEAHSENEHKNAESFSKLKENQNIYEAKKTFNYTNNQRLVNEAERFNFAQRREEPKLRRSFSNPERNTNKFSKTATPASDKNLNLEKSVLSLLPKEIAANVRNQLKIRRTQSGPKSGRLICPYCPNHGLVNPISFIKHLERHAKGDYKCKGCGKEFTDQRNLNAHMYKSKFQTLSCELCDFVAKTKCMLKTHHRETHIEKGIQCHICAKLFKARSYFNVHLRVVHKVADSKTLECGLCGTLCKRPFYLAKHMKEHHHGQVEPLKCQFCLKTFRTRRDLIVHGRIHRERKFKCTFCAKKFMSNAKLHIHMNVHLGKKPFECPKCDYKSTQKGNIDLHLRRHEREEEKIEKDSSYAPKKKYLPAESNNSTDNELIQKSGLTNLPNRKRSIEPLPGIKTMNRMIHTLSEQTEVFDDCNDETFQTEGFSIQQFSSPYDEYDELEDESESDNDYTSEDENFDKESDGVSNGVNEQSDEMHAAFTATKVVDHPHYDQNLPYKPNASHVPHVNSVASNYEENFKTEKYFDNHQANQAPNIENLSTSDIIKQFGQQGDLELDTEVLLNIQKYAHSFEELLKNTPYDVNSQYGSKQTKQDFGDSGASNETVPTQPVDNQSNWNYNLPNNSATGVDYDNVDLSGFYQAVQNLAYSDCASYFDSNGHTSAMTNPGGSQMNTDQQTSNTHDYYNSMQDPNNYQPSMGPADTSSQFNNPSNYPDQFDYNTMNYMYNNQTYHDHLNQVGRHPPHPPQCQDQLPEGQGHQAQSQDTSEGFSSQNLSHSSTEQDHAPQGQFHNHQLEIHPPQGHFQAHQSGDQVQGHLSKGQGQPQFDQQTYMDLHTKSFLDQFQSNTN from the exons atgggaACATATCGGATATTACTGGATGTGAACAAAGAACAAGAAACTGCCATCAAGGAGCTATTTTCTGTCAGAGGATGGCTGTTTCTGTGTCAGACTTTGTCAG ACCAACACTCCCAACTAGAGAGTTTAAGCAGCCATGGCAGGGGTGATGTGAAAGATATAACCAAAACTCCAACTACAGACCGTCACATTTATGTGGACCGATTTTCTCCACTCACTCAGACACTGGATAAACAACATAAGAACAATGAAgtagaaagcttggaagttAAATGCGCTGATAACATCGAGGGTCAAGAAAGTCAAAGAGTCAATTCGAAAGAGAGTTCTGTTGCAAAAAGAGTAAACATTGTAAGAAATCCCACTGGTCTTATGGTTAAAAAAAGGGCCATACCTTTACCcattcaaagtaaaaatacaaatattaataatacagCAGTAACATCTAGTACTGACATCGTACAGGAAGTCAGAGCTCCAAGATTAAAGACCAGAAAACAGAATCTGATACCGAAAGTCGATTATAATAGTCATATTGAAGAGCTTAATGATAAAGCTGATGAAAGACGTAACCCTAGTTCTACTGAGATTGAAAATAAAGAGAGaggtaaatatatcaaacaaaaacttatcATGAAAGTAAATGGTAGAAAACATACAGAAAAAGTTAGTGACCACACAGGAATTGCTTTACAGACTAGTTCTACTGAAAGTGGAAACTCCAAAAGAATTCCTAAAATGAAGGTTACAGGACAGAATTTGATAACAGTAGCAGATGGACAGAAATTGATACCAGTAGCAGATggaattaaaaaagttgaagCAATGAGTGATGGCACTGATGTTCGATACAAGATAGTTCATGTTTCATTGTCTGACTCAAGATTAGGACCCAAGTTAAAGAAATTAAGTGTTGATCAAAACTTACATGGACAAAAAATCAAgcaagaaaatgttataatagCTACTCTGAAAAGGGATTTTGCGATCAGAAAAGAGAATGCCAGACCAATAGAAAAAGATAATGTGGAAACTGAGAAAAACAtggtcaaattaaaagaaaaaatagtcAAAAACATTGTTGTTCAATCTAAAAAATCTAGTGACAGAGTCTTTAAGGAAATGGATCAAATTGTTGATAGTGTTTCACAAGGCAAGCAAAGATTAATTAAGGATTCTAGTGTTACAAGAATGCGTAGGCCTGCTTCAGGATTTGTAgagcagaaaaagaaaatggaCAATATCCAAATTGGTATAGAAAAGTGTTCAATACCAGAAACTGATAAAAATCACAGTGCTCTTGGTTTAAAGACATGTTTGAGTAGTGTTGAAGAGCCTTCAGAAAATGGTGTGTCTAGTTTAAATagtatttcatttacaaaaccGACTTACCAACACTGCCTTTTTAGTAATGGCAATAAACTTACTGTACCTGTAGACATTTTGAATAGTAAGGCATCAGCATCAGTAAAAATTGACAACAAAGAAACAGAACAATTTCAAAGTCCAAGAAATATTCCTTCAGTTATGAATGATGCAGTAAATTTTGTCAGTGAAAAATCAGAAGAGACCTCAGGCTCACTATGTATTACAAATCTTCAGAGAAAAAAGAAACTATTAGAACAAACAgcattatcaaaaacaatgaGAAATAAAGTGCTGCAGCAAGAGGAAAAGATTGAAAATAGTGCTACAACAGATCAGACAGATATAGAGGGAAATGATCAAAACTTAAAGACTAAGGATCAATCTATGTTAGGAGGACTGTCTTTAAACACTCTGTTATCACTTACTGCATTGAAGGAAAAAGCTGACCTTCAGGCCAGACAAGATATTGGAAACACACTGGGTCAAAGGTTTAGCAGTGTCCAATTCAATACTCAAACAGAGGCACATagtgaaaatgaacacaaaaatgCAGAAAGCTTCAGCAAACTgaaagaaaatcaaaatatttacgaagctaaaaaaacatttaattataccAACAATCAAAGGCTAGTTAATGAGGCTGAGAGATTCAATTTTGCACAAAGAAGAGAGGAACCTAAGTTGCGGAGAAGTTTCAGCAATCCTGAAAGGAATACAAACAAATTTAGCAAAACTGCAACACCCGCTAGTGATAAAAATCTCAACTTAGAGAAGTCAGTTCTGAGCTTACTTCCGAAAGAAATTGCAGCAAATGTCCGAAACCAGTTAAAAATTAGAAGAACCCAGTCAGGTCCAAAGTCGGGAAGACTGATTTGCCCATACTGCCCGAATCATGGACTGGTTAATCccattagttttatcaaacatcTTGAAAGACATGCAAAGGGGGATTACAAATGTAAAGGGTGTGGGAAAGAATTCACAGACCAAAGAAACCTCAATGCGCACATGTACAAGTCCAAATTTCAGACGTTGAGTTGTGAACTGTGTGACTTTGTTGCAAAGACAAAATGTATGCTGAAAACACATCACAGAGAAACTCATATTGAAAAGGGGATTCAGTGTCATATTTGTGCTAAATTGTTTAAAGCCCGATCTTACTTCAATGTTCATTTGCGGGTCGTCCATAAAGTTGCAGATAGTAAGACATTAGAGTGTGGACTATGCGGGACGCTTTGCAAACGACCCTTTTACCTTGCAAAACACATGAAGGAACATCACCATGGGCAAGTAGAGCCCTTGAaatgtcaattttgtttaaaaacatttagaaCTCGGAGGGATTTGATAGTACATGGGCGAATTCACAGAGAAAGAAAGTTCAAATGCACATTTTGCGCAAAGAAGTTTATGTCCAATGCTAAACTGCATATTCACATGAATGTTCATTTGGGTAAAAAGCCATTTGAATGTCCAAAATGTGACTACAAGTCGACACAGAAGGGGAATATTGATCTGCATTTAAGACGTCATGAGAGGGAAgaagaaaaaattgaaaaagataGTAGTTATGCACCAAAGAAGAAGTATTTACCAGCGGAATCTAACAATTCAACGGACAATGAGCTCATCCAGAAATCAGGTTTAACTAATCTACCAAACAGAAAGAGGTCTATTGAGCCTCTTCCAGgcattaaaacaatgaacagAATGATTCATACTCTAAGTGAACAGACTGAAGTGTTTGATGACTGCAATGATGAGACATTCCAAACTGAAGGTTTTAGTATACAACAGTTTTCTTCTCCCtatgatgaatatgatgaatTGGAGGATGAAAGTGAAAGTGATAATGATTACACAAGTGAAGATGAAAACTTTGATAAGGAATCTGACGGTGTCTCTAATGGTGTAAATGAACAATCGGATGAGATGCATGCTGCATTCACTGCAACCAAAGTTGTGGATCATCCACACTATGACCAAAACTTGCCATACAAGCCAAATGCAAGTCATGTGCCTCATGTTAATAGTGTTGCCAGTAATTATGAGGAAAActtcaaaacagaaaaatattttgataatcatCAAGCCAACCAAGCTCCAAATATTGAGAATTTGAGCACATCTgacattattaaacaatttggGCAGCAAGGAGATTTAGAACTAGACACAGAAGTGTTACTAAATATTCAGAAATATGCTCATAGCTTTGAAGAACTTTTAAAGAACACTCCTTACGATGTAAACAGTCAGTATGGAAGCAAACAAACTAAGCAAGACTTTGGTGATAGCGGTGCAAGTAATGAGACTGTACCCACGCAACCTGTGGACAACCAAAGCAATTGGAATTACAACCTGCCAAATAATTCTGCCACTGGAGTAGATTATGACAATGTCGACTTGAGTGGATTTTACCAGGCAGTTCAGAATCTGGCTTATTCGGACTGTGCAAGTTACTTTGATTCAAATGGGCATACAAGTGCAATGACGAATCCAGGGGGTTCGCAGATGAATACTGATCAACAAACTAGTAATACTCATGATTACTACAACAGCATGCAAGACCCAAACAATTACCAGCCGTCCATGGGACCAGCAGATACCAGTAGTCAATTCAACAATCCATCAAACTATCCTGATCAGTTTGACTACAATACAATGAACTATATGTATAACAACCAAACttatcatgatcatttaaatcaaGTAGGCAGGCATCCACCTCATCCACCTCAATGTCAAGACCAGCTTCCTGAAGGGCAAGGTCATCAAGCCCAAAGTCAGGATACAAGTGAAGGTTTCTCATCTCAAAATCTGTCTCATTCATCAACAGAGCAGGATCATGCCCCTCAAGGTCAATTCCATAATCATCAATTAGAAATCCATCCCCCTCAGGGTCATTTTCAAGCACATCAGTCCGGAGatcaagttcaaggtcatctGTCTAAAGGTCAAGGACAACCACAGTTTGACCAGCAAACATACATGGACTTGCACACAAAGTCTTTCTTAGATCAGTTCCAAAGTAACACTAATTAG
- the LOC128246529 gene encoding transmembrane protein 107-like isoform X2, which translates to MKVTGLVPARFLTIISHLVLVIVIFWSRKPNIESCLPRSYTQAEYDEKDLQMIIALSVSLGLFAIELIGFLGGLTMFSSFQALLSTSAHAGAFVALSFYLFEIWPCSWYWYIFGLCSAFPGVTEVFAIISSLRTH; encoded by the exons ATGAAAGTGACAGGACTCGTACCCGCCAGATTCCTGACGATCATATCTCACCTTGTTCTTGTTATTGTAATTTTTTGGTCACGG aaacCAAACATAGAGTCATGCCTCCCACGATCTTACACGCAGGCAGAGTATGATGAGAAAGACCTGCA GATGATTATTGCCCTGTCCGTTTCACTGGGGCTGTTTGCCATTGAGTTGATTGGATTCCTTGGAGGTTTGACAATGTTCTCATCCTTCCAGGCTCTACTTT CTACATCAGCCCACGCAGGCGCATTTGTGGCTCTATCTTTCTACCTGTTTGAGATCTGGCCGTGCAGCTGGTATTGGTACATCTTTGGATTATGTAGCGCATTTCCTGGAGTCACAGAAGTGTTTGCCATTATCTCATCATTGCGgacacattaa
- the LOC128246529 gene encoding transmembrane protein 107-like isoform X1: MKVTGLVPARFLTIISHLVLVIVIFWSRKPNIESCLPRSYTQAEYDEKDLQMIIALSVSLGLFAIELIGFLGGLTMFSSFQALLSMSAHCGASVALAYYIIREWPCDRFWFIFGLCNAFPAFTELLTMAFVLCCGHTQL; this comes from the exons ATGAAAGTGACAGGACTCGTACCCGCCAGATTCCTGACGATCATATCTCACCTTGTTCTTGTTATTGTAATTTTTTGGTCACGG aaacCAAACATAGAGTCATGCCTCCCACGATCTTACACGCAGGCAGAGTATGATGAGAAAGACCTGCA GATGATTATTGCCCTGTCCGTTTCACTGGGGCTGTTTGCCATTGAGTTGATTGGATTCCTTGGAGGTTTGACAATGTTCTCATCCTTCCAGGCTCTACTTT CTATGTCTGCACACTGTGGGGCATCAGTAGCTCTGGCCTACTACATCATTAGGGAATGGCCCTGCGATAGGTTCTGGTTTATATTTGGCTTATGTAATGCTTTTCCAGCGTTCACTGAACTTTTGACAATGGCttttgtgttgtgttgtggCCATACTCAGTTATAG